A genomic segment from Candidatus Zixiibacteriota bacterium encodes:
- a CDS encoding NUDIX domain-containing protein, whose product MPLFKFCPRCSNRLDMKSDGEIERPACNSCGYVYYHNPAPAAGALVFNEGRLLMVKRGHEPYVGKWTIPAGFIEWGEAPEETAVRELKEETNLDVRLDGLFHVYAGDDDPRTRAILILYFADNVGGMLEAGDDAAEAKWFAIDQLPSNEEIAFESHRQAIAKLKDEFPDRFVK is encoded by the coding sequence GTGCCGCTATTCAAGTTTTGTCCCAGATGTAGCAACCGGCTCGATATGAAGAGTGACGGCGAGATAGAGCGTCCTGCCTGCAATTCGTGCGGGTATGTCTACTATCATAATCCCGCTCCTGCCGCCGGAGCCCTTGTCTTCAATGAGGGACGGTTACTCATGGTCAAGCGCGGGCATGAACCGTACGTTGGCAAATGGACTATTCCTGCCGGTTTCATAGAATGGGGTGAGGCTCCTGAGGAAACTGCAGTCAGGGAGCTGAAGGAAGAGACCAATCTGGATGTGCGTCTGGATGGTCTGTTCCATGTCTATGCCGGCGACGATGATCCTCGCACCCGTGCGATCCTGATTCTCTACTTCGCTGATAATGTGGGTGGAATGCTCGAAGCGGGAGATGATGCAGCGGAAGCGAAGTGGTTTGCCATTGATCAGCTGCCGTCGAATGAAGAAATCGCTTTCGAGTCACACCGTCAGGCCATTGCCAAGCTGAAAGACGAATTCCCGGATCGATTTGTAAAATGA
- a CDS encoding class II aldolase/adducin family protein — MSKSSGMASQFSRLHWSKQLDKKVHGGLIVRMTSHAILRERMVEIGRRLYDQGLIAAADGNISCRLPDGKVLITPSGKAKGRLSPDDLVIIDLSGKVVAGSHDPSSEYKMHTAFYTVRDNIRAVVHAHPVYCTAYAVAGMDLVQPILPEVLLSIGEIPLAEYGAPSTSELAASIERLARDHDTILLRSHGLVAAGSDLEEAYNKIELAEHFAKVLHAAEAIGGARSLSDQQVEALILLKRSQKRESTDHPAVRQTSGRKE, encoded by the coding sequence ATGTCCAAAAGCAGCGGCATGGCAAGTCAATTCTCGCGTCTGCACTGGAGCAAACAGCTTGACAAAAAGGTGCATGGCGGTTTGATTGTCCGCATGACCTCTCACGCCATACTAAGGGAAAGAATGGTGGAGATCGGCCGGAGATTGTATGATCAAGGGTTGATCGCAGCCGCTGATGGCAATATTTCATGCAGGCTTCCAGACGGGAAGGTGCTTATCACTCCATCGGGCAAGGCTAAGGGACGTCTATCTCCCGACGATCTCGTAATAATCGACTTGAGTGGGAAGGTCGTCGCCGGATCACATGATCCGTCATCTGAGTACAAGATGCATACAGCTTTCTATACGGTTCGAGATAACATCAGAGCCGTCGTGCATGCCCACCCGGTCTACTGCACGGCTTATGCTGTAGCGGGTATGGATTTGGTGCAGCCGATCCTCCCCGAGGTCCTGCTGTCGATCGGCGAAATCCCATTGGCGGAGTACGGTGCGCCTTCGACGTCTGAACTGGCCGCGTCAATAGAGAGGCTTGCACGAGATCACGATACGATTCTTCTCCGCAGTCATGGCTTGGTTGCTGCGGGCAGCGATCTGGAGGAGGCGTACAACAAGATTGAACTTGCAGAGCACTTCGCCAAAGTCCTTCATGCCGCGGAGGCGATCGGAGGAGCAAGATCACTCTCAGATCAGCAGGTTGAAGCTCTCATTCTGCTCAAGCGTTCGCAAAAGCGCGAATCAACGGACCACCCTGCGGTCAGACAGACATCAGGAAGGAAGGAATAG
- the folB gene encoding dihydroneopterin aldolase: MPDVIRLHNMMFYGYHGVSAAEKETGRRFEVDVELHLDIQPASKSDKLMDTVNYTLVYQTVEEILSKEHFSLLETIAERLAEAIRSRFKVETVVIRVRKKIPPIPGNLDHIEVEIRRP, encoded by the coding sequence ATGCCTGATGTAATCAGACTTCACAACATGATGTTCTACGGCTATCACGGAGTCTCCGCCGCGGAGAAGGAGACCGGGAGACGGTTCGAGGTTGATGTCGAGCTTCATCTTGACATTCAGCCAGCCTCGAAGTCGGATAAGCTGATGGACACAGTCAACTATACTCTTGTGTATCAGACAGTTGAAGAGATTCTGTCGAAAGAGCATTTCTCGCTCCTCGAGACAATTGCTGAGCGGCTGGCCGAGGCAATCCGCTCACGGTTCAAGGTTGAGACAGTGGTCATCAGAGTCCGCAAGAAAATCCCGCCTATACCGGGCAATCTCGATCACATAGAGGTGGAAATTCGCCGCCCATGA
- a CDS encoding aminotransferase class I/II-fold pyridoxal phosphate-dependent enzyme — protein sequence MPLKKVMIEPSEMVMKLPTSVGSEFDGIRRRLAARDISVVDLGGIAPPLLPIVDDILSQSDLPVHIDGAKAKAVETALKEKISDWIHSKFEVRLDPKTEIMLTTGNTPATFYALQAFVDPGQRVYLPDPAFSLYRSSALAAGAEVTTYELTPRTDFLPNLDKLRSSGSDDSKLMLINYPHNPTSTMADESFYEKLLRFAQKNNLLILSDAVYNTHVWERHAHPAMISLPKAKFKTIELFTFSFMFDFPMLKLGFAVGCKEFLSPLRKMFESFNSRPSGADLQIANALMDRCDDIIEASATALGEKRKRLEDGISELKWEIQPSHATPFLWIKLPLRRLSLNFCRMLLKRTGVVTLPGISFGEKGEGFMRISVAVRPDTIDSAVTRIMEHSKFYQRRFRTKQGGTDA from the coding sequence ATGCCTCTCAAGAAAGTAATGATAGAGCCTTCCGAGATGGTCATGAAGCTTCCAACGTCGGTCGGATCAGAGTTTGATGGGATCAGGCGGAGGCTGGCTGCGAGAGATATCAGCGTTGTGGACCTGGGTGGGATCGCCCCGCCTCTACTTCCTATCGTGGATGATATTCTGTCGCAATCCGACCTTCCCGTTCATATAGATGGTGCGAAAGCCAAGGCTGTCGAGACGGCTCTGAAGGAAAAAATATCGGACTGGATTCACTCCAAGTTCGAGGTCAGGCTTGACCCAAAGACCGAAATAATGCTCACAACGGGCAACACTCCCGCGACATTTTATGCACTGCAGGCATTTGTGGATCCTGGCCAGAGAGTTTACCTGCCTGACCCTGCATTTTCGCTTTACAGGTCGTCGGCACTGGCGGCAGGTGCTGAGGTCACGACATACGAGCTTACGCCTCGCACCGACTTCCTGCCGAATCTCGACAAGCTCCGATCTTCCGGGTCGGACGACAGCAAATTGATGCTCATCAACTACCCGCACAATCCAACATCGACCATGGCCGACGAGAGCTTCTATGAAAAACTCCTCAGATTTGCTCAGAAGAACAATCTTCTCATTCTGTCTGATGCAGTCTATAACACGCATGTCTGGGAGAGGCACGCACATCCGGCGATGATCTCGCTGCCAAAAGCAAAATTCAAGACAATCGAGCTGTTCACATTCTCGTTCATGTTTGACTTTCCCATGCTCAAGCTGGGATTCGCGGTCGGCTGCAAGGAATTCCTCTCGCCACTCCGTAAAATGTTCGAGTCATTTAATAGCAGACCATCCGGGGCTGATCTTCAGATTGCGAACGCTCTAATGGATCGCTGCGACGACATAATCGAAGCATCGGCAACCGCGCTGGGAGAAAAGCGCAAGAGACTCGAGGATGGTATCAGCGAGCTGAAGTGGGAGATCCAGCCTTCACACGCAACTCCGTTTCTGTGGATTAAGCTCCCGTTGCGACGGCTTTCCCTGAATTTCTGCCGTATGCTGCTGAAGCGCACGGGAGTGGTGACCCTGCCGGGGATATCTTTCGGCGAGAAAGGTGAAGGTTTCATGCGAATTTCGGTAGCTGTTCGTCCCGATACCATAGACTCTGCCGTGACGCGAATCATGGAACATTCGAAATTCTATCAGAGACGATTTCGCACAAAGCAAGGCGGTACTGATGCCTGA